Proteins from a genomic interval of Xiphophorus maculatus strain JP 163 A chromosome 7, X_maculatus-5.0-male, whole genome shotgun sequence:
- the LOC111609201 gene encoding piggyBac transposable element-derived protein 3-like, whose product MPVKLFHTYSRLMRFDDRESRPARRMTDKLAAIREVWDKWVERLPYLYNPEPDVTVDEQLVPFRGCCPFRQYMPSKPAKYGIKSWVASESSYAWKMQVYTGKSTSGCPEKNQGLRVVLDVTEGLRGHNVTCDNFFNSYELGQQLLKRKITMVGTVQKNKPELPPALLGSKEREVFSSKFAFTPTTTLVSYLPKKNKNVVLLSTLHKDGDISDREDRKPIIILE is encoded by the exons ATGCCAGTCAAACTCTTTCACACCTACTCAAGACTGATGCGATTTGATGACCGTGAATCAAGACCAGCAAGACGTATGACAGACAAACTTGCAGCCATAAGAGAGGTATGGGACAAGTGGGTGGAGCGGTTGCCCTACCTCTACAATCCAGAGCCTGATGTAACAGTGGATGAGCAACTGGTTCCATTTAGAg GTTGTTGTCCTTTCCGGCAGTATATGCCCAGCAAGCCAGCAAAATATGGGATCAAGTCATGGGTGGCTTCTGAATCAAGCTATGCTTGGAAAATGCAAGTCTATACTGGGAAGTCAACCAGTGGATGCCCAGAGAAGAACCAGGGGTTGCGAGTTGTGCTTGATGTGACAGAGGGACTGAGGGGTCACAATGTGACATGTGACAATTTCTTCAACTCTTATGAACTCGGACAGCAGCTCCTGAAGAGGAAGATCACCATGGTTGGTACAGTTCAAAAGAACAAGCCTGAGCTCCCACCTGCACTGCTTGGGTCAAAGGAGAGAGAGGTCTTCTCCTCAAAGTTTGCCTTCACACCCACCACCACTCTAGTTTCCTacctcccaaagaaaaacaagaatgtagtTCTTCTGAGCACACTGCACAAAGACGGCGACATTAGTGACCGTGAGGACAGGAAGCCAATCATCATCCTGGAATAA